In Vanacampus margaritifer isolate UIUO_Vmar chromosome 9, RoL_Vmar_1.0, whole genome shotgun sequence, the following proteins share a genomic window:
- the irx1a gene encoding iroquois-class homeodomain protein IRX-1a, producing MSFPQLGYPQYLSASQAVYGGDRAGVLTPSSRGGSTEIGGSPSATAAAVTSVLGMYANPYAHNYSAFLPYTSADLALFSQMGSQYDLKDSPGVHPASFAAHTSPAFYPYGQFQYGDPARPKNATRESTSTLKAWLNEHRKNPYPTKGEKIMLAIITKMTLTQVSTWFANARRRLKKENKVTWGSRSKEDEEDGHLFGSGDEAEKNEDEEEIDLESIDIDKIDDNDGDQSNEDDDDKSDGGSRDHRGDGDAVGELDSLEKRRAFTLQGHEALDKSKSSITLHQGCKDNSDGTNNTTRVLSPDRPGGFPLPSNNKPKIWSLAETATTPDSSAQKPTSPSAPAPPSHPQIQAHPAFLPSHGLYTCQIGKFHNWTNGAFLGQNSLLNVRSFLGSHHHHHQHQNHHLAAQQQQQQQPTSVVVSPLAAAAALSQDSKAPMDSPKHIEHENGVRCDSPPTPTLKPSFRPLHDRSSLPSSARTPQDATQRVLTALSSA from the exons ATGTCTTTCCCCCAGCTAGGCTACCCCCAGTACTTAAGTGCCTCCCAGGCGGTTTACGGGGGCGACAGGGCGGGAGTGCTGACGCCGTCCTCCCGGGGAGGGAGCACTGAAATCGGAGGGAGTCCGTCAGCCACCGCCGCGGCCGTCACGTCCGTGTTGGGCATGTACGCCAACCCGTACGCGCACAACTACAGCGCCTTCTTACCTTACACCAGCGCGGATCTGGCTCTTTTCTCACAAATG GGCTCCCAATACGACCTGAAGGATAGTCCAGGCGTGCACCCGGCCAGCTTCGCAGCTCACACCTCTCCTGCCTTCTACCCATACGGCCAGTTCCAGTACGGGGACCCAGCCAGGCCCAAGAACGCCACCCGGGAGAGCACCAGCACTCTGAAAGCCTGGCTCAACGAGCACAGAAAGAACCCTTACCCGACTAAGGGCGAGAAGATCATGCTGGCCATCATCACCAAGATGACCCTGACGCAGGTGTCCACCTGGTTCGCCAACGCCAGGAGGAGACTGAAGAAGGAGAACAAGGTGACATGGGGGAGCAGGAGCAAAGAGGACGAGGAGGATGGTCATCTATTCGGCAGCGGGGACGAGGCAGAGAaaaatgaggatgaggaggagattGACTTGGAGAGCATAGACATAGACAAAATAGACGATAACGACGGGGATCAGAgtaatgaggatgacgatgataAATCCGACGGGGGCTCGAGGGACCACAGAGGTGATGGGGACGCGGTGGGAGAGCTGGACAGCTTGGAGAAACGACGGGCCTTCACCCTGCAGGGCCACGAGGCCTTGGACAAATCCAAAAGCTCCATTACACTTCACCAGGGCTGCAAAGACAACTCGGACGGTACCAACAATACCACCAGGGTTCTTTCCCCGGACAGACCTGGAGGCTTCCCCCTGCCCTCGAACAATAAACCCAAAATATGGTCATTAGCAGAAACAGCCACAACCCCTGACTCCTCAGCCCAGAAACCCACGTCCCCTTCTGCTCCAGCGCCCCCCTCCCATCCTCAGATCCAAGCCCACCCCGCCTTCCTGCCCAGCCACGGACTGTACACTTGCCAGATTGGAAAGTTCCACAACTGGACAAACGGGGCTTTTCTGGGTCAGAACTCCCTTCTCAACGTCAGATCCTTTCTGGGGAGCCACCATCACCACCATCAGCACCAGAATCACCACCTGGCGGCccagcagcaacaacagcagcagccgaCGTCAGTGGTGGTGTCCCCGCTGGCAGCTGCAGCGGCCCTCAGCCAAGACAGCAAGGCCCCAATGGACAGTCCCAAACACATAG AACACGAAAATGGTGTACGGTGTGATTCGCCTCCAACGCCAACACTGAAGCCTTCTTTTCGACCCCTTCATGACAG atcTTCCCTACCTTCTAGTGCCAGGACACCACAAGACGCTACACAACGTGTCCTCACTGCACTCTCTTCGgcttga